From the genome of Rhinatrema bivittatum chromosome 11, aRhiBiv1.1, whole genome shotgun sequence:
CTGGAGGAATTTGCTACTCCAAGTTCTTGGATATATTGGTagaggctgaggtctttggcctTTTTCAGTTTCTACTGGATTCTGTGGCTTTCCTAGTGCACAAGCTCCTGAAGAACCTCCAAGCTTCCCCGGGTTTTGAGGTTGTCCAACTTCTACACCACTCAGTAGTGGAGTCAGGATTGAAACATGCTAAGCACACTTAAAGTCACTCCAACATGCTGCCTGGGAAGGACCAAAAGGCATTGGACATGCCTAGGGATAAAAGATTTTTCGGAGATCCATGCTGAGTACCCAGATTATAGCTCATCAAATGTACATGGTGCAGTATCTCCACAAGTGCATGCTAAAGCCTAAGGTGGATTTGACAGTCCCTGAACAAGTATACTTCCACTGAGCAGTGGTGGAATGTGACAAGGATATTGTTTCCAAAACAATTCATACTGCATCCAAGGTTCTGGCTGCATCTATAGGAGCCCAGAAGATCGTGTGGCTTTAAGCGAGTGGCTTTCAAGAGGACATGCATGAGTGTTTTCCAGACGTGCCCTGTATGGGGCACAAATTTTATTAGGTGACCACATTTAAGAGATGGTGGCACTGATTTAAAGAGCATCAATCCACCTTGTATTACTATGAGCTGCAGTGGGGGACCAACTGGCTCCTGTACACCaggtttttttctctccttttaacTGTCCATTCTTTCAGAGGCATTTGTTCCGCTCCATTTAATATCGTCCAGCTACTCCTGCTTTTCAACAGCTGCCAGTCCATGATCATTGGAGAGAAAGATGACGGCCCAACATTCAGCAGCAGATGCTTAGTTTTTGATATCTTTGAGGCCTGCCTCCCCACCGCCTCAGGTGGAGGGAAATGATTCAGTACTTCCTCCCAGAATGACTCCATATCATCAAGGATTAGTGGATCCTGAGAATTGTAGAGAATGACTACTGCTTGTactcctttttgctttcttttgatcCATTGGATTTCAGCCTTCAGTTCTGACACTTCTCAATCTGCACAACTGCAATTAGAATTGGAGTCACTCCTTCAGCAATCAAACCTGTCCGTACTCTGGAGTGTGTCCAGGGtttcttttccaaatatttcctaATACCCAAGAAGTTGGGGGGACTAAGACCTATTCTGGATCTGCAGAGGCTGAACACATAATTGGTggcaggaaaagttcaaaatgatccCTCGCCAGATAATTCTCCCCTTCATTCAGCTGGGGAATTGAATATCCACTCTGTATCTAAAGGACACTTTTATGCGCACACCTCTTCATCCCACCCATCGGAAATGCGTAAGGTTTTTGGTGTAGGATATTCGCTACCAGTAGAAGGTGCTTCCCTTTGGTCTCTCTGTGGCCctgaggatattcacaaaatgccttgcggTAATGGTGGCGCAGTATCATCGGTAGGGAATCTACATGTTTCATACCTGGACTATTGGCTGGGGAGGAATCCATCCTCATCAGGAATTTTAGAATCCCTGAGAGGACCATACTTATTCTCCAGTCCCTGGATTTCCTGATCAGCTTTGCTAAGCCAAACCTGGTTCTAGCTCAGAAGATTCAGTTCATAGGCACCAGGAAACTTGTTTCAGGAAAAAGTTTCTTCCTGTCACAAGAGCTAATTTACTGGTCAGCTCTGCAAATTCTATCCATCAGGCTTGAACATCAGTGAGGCTGGTCTTGTTCATTCTCAGCTTTGACTGCTGTAGTACATGTGGTTCCTCTAAATTATCTGCACATGAAGGGCTCTGAAACCAGTGGGATCAGGTCTATCAGCCattatcccatcaaatctcatCCTCCACAGTAGGGATACTCTCATCTAATGGGtcactgaatctgaaaggttctAAAAGTGGGCCTTTCTTTAACACATTCCTCCACATCAAGTAACACACTCCATCGATGCCTCTCCTAAGGGATGGGTGGCACACTGGTATTGCATGGACCCAAAGATTGTGGTCCCCAGAGGAAAGTTGCCTACAAACCAATCGCTTGGAATTGCAAGCCATCAGATATGCCCTGGAGGTGTTCATTCTCTTTCTGTCAGGAAAGAGAATATTTATCCGGACAGACAACcaagccatgttctacataataAGAGGTACAGGATTTTTTGCCCTCTGCCAGGTGGCCCTCTGAATCTGGTCATGGGCAGGCAGTCGCAATGACCTATTCCGTGTATTCGCATGAGTGGTCCCCCAGATCAAAGAATTGCAGATGACTTGTTCAATCACTGGGGAAAGCTTGTGATTCTTTTCTTCACCTCAGAAGGGTTGAGATTATGGCTCCATGCATCAGAGCCCTCTACAAGTTCGCTCCTAACGCTTTTGTGCTAGACTGGAGACTCAATTTACTTTTTGCATACCCACCGATTCCTCTAATCACCAAGACTGTCCAGAAAGTCcttcaggacaagacaaggataaTCCTAGTGGCACCAGCCTGGCCATAAGTGTAGCATCCGTATCTCATCCATCTATCAATTAAGTCAGATTCCCTTAAGAACATCTCCAGCTCTCATCATGCAGAAGGGAGGCAGGCTCTGCCATTCAAACCTGTCATCTCTGGACCTCAGAACATGGATATTGAATGCCTTCTCTTAGTTCCTTCCAAGACGATGTGGAGGATATTTTGATTTATGTCGGAAAACCTTCAACCAGAAGATCCTGTGGGTTCATATAGAAGAGGTTCTCTTTTTGATGTAGGTCCAACCAACTGGATCCCCCTGTCTGTGATCCAGGAGATTTGCTTCAGTACCTATTCTGCCTCTTATGCTGTGTGCTTAGCATTGCTTCAGTCAAAAGTTCATCTTACTGCCATTGCAGCTTATCACCAGCAGGTGGGAGGGGCTGtaatctcccacacacacacatttctccctcccctttcatgaattttgataAAAAGGACAATGGCATTCCATACCTCCAGtgccttgggacctcagtgtAATCCTAGCTCAattcatgaaacctccatttgaaccTCTCAAGTTGGTGGACTTAAAATGTTTTGCTTTGACATTGTTTCTCATGGCTTTGTCATGAAGAGTAAGTGAATCACAGGTTTGGTTTCCTGTTCACCATACCTACAGTCttttcacaatagggtggttCTACAGACTTgccacttttggaagaaacttggggtatatgcattttattttaatcaaGCTTTCCTGCTGCACATGTTTAAAAACCTGTGTGTACAaaaaatgtcatgctgggtcagaacaagatccatcgagctcagcatcctgtctgacaatagccagtctgggtcacaagaacctggaagatccctatcatcctggggtaaGTGCTGGCTTtaccaagtctacctggctaataactgtttgtttatggcctttttttcttcaggaactgTCCAATCCTCTTCTGAATATcactgttagttgccttgaccacaacctctggtaacagattccatagcttgattgtatgctgagtgaaaatgTACTTCCTACAATTACTGTTAAGTCAGGcaattgctagtttcatggagttgtcccctagtcctagtgtttgaaagggtaaataaccattctctatgCATTCTACCCCACTCTCGATTTTagaaatttcaatcatatcccctctcatgTGTCTCTTACAAGCTAAAGAGCTGTAATTTTTTAGCCTTTCTCATTAAGGGAGCATTTCTTTCTGTGTCCactgttctgtttttttgttgtttttttgggggggattttttgagatggagtaacgagctgcacacaatactctaggtgcagtcgtaccatggatctatacaaaggagaatgggctctacactccttggactgcaagagaaTCCTTGCATAATACTTAAAGCCTCAATCTCACCATCAAGCTTCTCAACTATCCATGTCCTTTGAGCCCAATAGGTTTGGAAAGGCAGTTGCCAATCAAACTGTGTAATACATCATTACATGCTGACTGGTATACAGATTATAGACACTaccaaggctcatcaagtgagagccatagTGACTTCAGTAGCCCATCTCGGGGCCACGTCCAGTGAAGACATTTATAAATCTATTTGGTTGTCTgtgcctaccttcacatcccattacctTCTTAACAGCATGTCCCAAGGAGGCAGCAGTTTTGGGCAAGCAGTTCTATGCAGCCTGTTTTCTCAGTGGTCTACTCTCCACATGGCGTGGGCAAGTTGTCTTAAGTCCTTTTGCATTGTAAGCTTCAGCTTGAGACTCCTCATGCATATTGGTTCATTAATGCCTGCTTGTCTGCAGAGAAAAGAAGTTTGCTTATaagtagacagcaggatgaattagccattcatACTACCCGCCCAGCTTCCTGGAAAGCTGACTATTTCTCTAAAATGTAAGCAGTGGAAgcgactgaggggctcatgaggcagcaaatgtgggaaccccccccccccccccccatatgctcagaaaagttttttggtttatttttaatttagcaCTGAGATTTAGGTCTGTTTGGTGCCATCACataatggctaatttatcctgctgtctagaGATACCAGTTTACAGATAAGCAAATTTGTTTTATTCCTTTCCATCAATAACATAGTTCTCCCATTGCTGTTAATCCCTAGCAGATGAAAGCTTTGTTCTTCCCATCCTCACCAGGTTCTTTGACTTTGATAGTTCAATTTCTGTCTTGTGTGGTGGAAAGGGACAGATTGAACAGTGACTCACAGTTTGTTGATGTCTTCAGTTGGACTCGCAGAATTCCAACCCAACTAATTGATGCATATTTGTTCATCTATGGGAGAAGACTGTAGACTTGCTTTGGCATTTACCGCCCTATTACTCTGTGAAATCTGCTTTTGCACCACCCAAAAGTATAACTGCCGTTTTGCTTTCTCCAGGAGATATTCTGGAGATTGGAGCCCAGTGGAGCATTCTGAAGAAAGATATTCCATCATTTGAAAGATACATGGCCCAGCTGAAGTGCTACTATTTTGACTATAAGTGAGTGTTGATGCACGTAGTATAACCATATTGATTTATCTCTCGGAGTGCATATGGTTGAACCTTTAGGCTAGTGCTTTTTGGAAGTGTCGGGGTGGGAGTGCTAGATGGAAGGGAGACTGAATATAGGATCACGATAAGAGAGACACGTGCTCAGTTCCTATTCTTGTTAACAAGTAGTTTGCGGTAGAAAACCccctttttgttttctctgctaTCCTTTTTTCTTTGTCCAGGGAAGAATTGCCAGAATCTGCCTACAAACATCAATTGCTGGGGCTGAACCTGCTCTTTCTGCTCTCCCAGAACCGTGTGGCAGAGTTCCACACAGAGCTGGAAAGGCTTCCAGCCAGAGACATTCAGACCAATGTCTATATCAAGCATCCGGTGTCTCTGGAACAGGTAAGGAGGGCATGGTCCTCCAACCTTTTTGTAACTGATATCCATATGCCTGTGGTCAGTGGAGAGGTTATCAAAAAGGTCCttacctattttttttgttttcagtattTGATGGAGGGCAGCTATAATAAGGTCTTTCTAGCCAAGGGCAACATCCCAGCAGAGAGCTACACTTTCTTTATTGATATCCTGTTGGACACTATTAGGTGAGTTGAGCATGCCTTTCTCATTTGCATGTTAGGAGTTGACTTTTTAGGTTGGGaacgtgtatttatttatttatttatttatttaaaattttttatataccgacattcatccaggatatcacatcggttcacagtgtaacgcaaatatacgccatgcatggcgctttacatggaacagataaaacatgttaacaagggaataaaggggtaagagaacatgggataaattgcattaaatattaaacaagaattgcaattatatacatatgtacaatgttgagagaactgagagaaaagggatttgggaatattagggggggaggggggagtggagagcagaggggggagaagaggggagaagggggcggaaagaagaaggatggggcaAAAGCGGGGTACCGAAAGGGGGGCCGTGGAAAGGCAGAGTGgagattaggtgtatgctttggcaaatagccaggtcttaagcttccgcttgaaggatttcaggcattcctcttgccgtagttcaactggcattgtgttccaaagggtcggcccggcgatggatagtgcacgggctcttgtggaggttagtttgtggagtttgggagaggggataggcatggttgcgagatgtgcatgtctggtaggcttattggactggtgtaagcggaaggattcattgaaccagttcatttcaggattgtataaagccttgtggatgagagagagtgccttatattgtatacgggatgctattgggagccaatgtagatcttttagaacaggtgtaatatggtcatgtttgcgtaggttggtcaagattcgggctgttgtgttttgcagaatttgaatgggatgaatggcgttgttaggaaggccgaggagcagggagttgcagtagtctgttttggcaAAGATAGTGGTTTGAagcactgtccggaaatcaggggcatgcagtaagggtttaagttttttcagtgTATGGAGTTTTGTACCTGCCTAAATGACATAAATGGAATgaaatatttacttattttttttcccattttgtttctggtGTATGTGAATATGCACATTGCAATTTTTAACCATGACTGCATTGTGTAGGTCTGCTTGCACTAAGAAGTAAACAATCCTCAGTATCCCTTCTACTTATATCAGTATTGGAAATAGCATATCTGTTAAACTATAAAACATAGCCCTGATGCATTATTTGTAAAGGGGATAAACAAATTGTGCTCTCTTTGTGCTTCAGGGATGAAATAGCTGGCTGCATCGAGAAAGCCTATGAGAAGATCCTATTCAATGAAGCCACTAGAATATTGTTCTTTAACACCCCTAAGAAAATGACAGACTATGCCAAGAAGGTGGGTGACAGCTGAAGTGTCTGCTTGTAGGGAAAGACAGATTGGTATAGGTGCTTAGTGTAGCTTGCTAGCAGgtaaaaattcaaacagaaagcACCATTGTAAGACTGCTTGAAGTGGGTGGGAAGAGAAGACACCTGCCAGCTTTTTATGATTGTTTCAATATTAAAAACAGTAAAATGATCCTCAGTCTGCAAAAATGGAGCAAGCAGAGCCAAGACTGTTACTGTGTGCATATGCAAATGGTGGGTGAGAACCCTCAGTCTATAGTTGCTGGACAGCTCGTTGCCTTGCATTAGTTCAGCAGTTTCAGTGGAGCGCACATGCCTACTTTACTGTGTGTGTTCACCAAACAATAGAACTGGCTTAGGGCCATTTCAAAAATGGGGTGAGCTTTTCTGCAGGAGAGATGCCATCTCTACATAAGATGAGAAGGAATGGAAATGCTGGGCTATGATAGGCTGACCTAGTAAATGTGATTTTATGATGATCTGAATActaatttttgcattttttttttccttttctagcGTGGTTGGGTTTTAGGTCCAAACAATTACTACAGCTTTACTAGCAAGCAGCAGAAACCAGAAGAAGCCACAATCCCTTCTACAGAGTTAGCCAAACAAGTTATTGAATATGCCAGACAGCTGGAAATGATAGTCTAGTGCTCATTGGCTAGGAGAAGGTCCTTTctgggtggaggagggaggggcctttcttttttcttttagtgtatattttattttcctgtagTTAGacaatttatatttataaaagggcaggccattttttttcttttttttttttttttttttttaacactggggGAGGATGCGCTTGCAGATTCAACTGTTTGGGTGAGCCAGTGTGTGCTATGTTGTCTTTATGCTGATGGTATTTTGAAGAGAACCTGAATGAAGAAATAAAGGAATGGATGGAGCTAAGAAGCACTCTTTTCCCTGAAAAGCCAAAAGGAATGCTGAGGTCCATGCATTAAATGGTTAGGGCTAGATAATCATTTATTTCTTGGCTGCCTCTACTC
Proteins encoded in this window:
- the PSMD8 gene encoding 26S proteasome non-ATPase regulatory subunit 8, whose product is METGGGRRGRKRGRRQRGRARCQYGDVLPLPPRGHARRLAADSLPPAAHSSDMSAVVNGADAAVVLRQAAAMYEQLKAEWNKKNPNLNKCGDALGKLKLALLELNFLPTTGTKLTKQQLILARDILEIGAQWSILKKDIPSFERYMAQLKCYYFDYKEELPESAYKHQLLGLNLLFLLSQNRVAEFHTELERLPARDIQTNVYIKHPVSLEQYLMEGSYNKVFLAKGNIPAESYTFFIDILLDTIRDEIAGCIEKAYEKILFNEATRILFFNTPKKMTDYAKKRGWVLGPNNYYSFTSKQQKPEEATIPSTELAKQVIEYARQLEMIV